In the Candidatus Methylomirabilis sp. genome, GATTCCCGACCCGGCTCGGCGGGTCGGCCTCCGCCTGGACCTCCCGGGTGACCTCCTGCAGGAGGACCCGGTCTTCGTCGCTCAGCGCGGCCACCGTCAACAGGTCCGGCCGGCGGGTGAGCGTCCGGCGCAGTGCCTCCTTCCGCCGCCAGCGCCGGATCGCCTCGTGGTTGCCCGACAGGAGGATCTCGGGCACGCGGAGCCCCCGGTACTCCGGGGGTCGGGTAAACTGGGGGAAGTCCAGCAGCCCCCCCGCGAAAGAGTCCTGCGCCGCCGACGCGGCGTCCCCCAGGACCCCCGGGACCAGCCGAGCGACCGCGTCGAGCACCACCAGGGCCGGCAGCTCGCCTCCCGTCAGGATGTAGTCGCCGATCGAGACCTCCAGGTCCACCAGGGTGCGGATGCGCTCGTCGAACCCCTCGTACCGGCCGCACAGGAGGATGAGGTGGCCCTCGGCCGCCAGGGCCCCCGCCAGCCCGTGGGTAAAGGGCACCCCCTGGGGCGTGAGGAGCAGGACCCGGGTCCCCGGGCCCTCCCGGAGCGCCTCGACCGCCTCGGTGACCGGCTCCGGCTTGAGGACCATCCCGGCGCCGCCCCCGTACGGGGGCTCATCGACCACCCGGTGCTTATCGT is a window encoding:
- the trmD gene encoding tRNA (guanosine(37)-N1)-methyltransferase TrmD: MVTLFPGIFRGPLEESILRRAQEKGLVQIRVHDLRAWTHDKHRVVDEPPYGGGAGMVLKPEPVTEAVEALREGPGTRVLLLTPQGVPFTHGLAGALAAEGHLILLCGRYEGFDERIRTLVDLEVSIGDYILTGGELPALVVLDAVARLVPGVLGDAASAAQDSFAGGLLDFPQFTRPPEYRGLRVPEILLSGNHEAIRRWRRKEALRRTLTRRPDLLTVAALSDEDRVLLQEVTREVQAEADPPSRVGNRRGSPR